TCGGAGCCGGAACCGGGAGCCGGCTCCGTCAGCGACGATGGACGAGCGCACTTCGCCATGGACGATCGGCATCAGCCAGCGTTCCTGCTGCTCGGGCGTCGCGACCCGGGAGAGGAGATGGATGTTGCCGTCATCGGGTGCCGCGATGTTGAAGCAGACCGGGCCGAAGATCGAGCGGCCGGCGGCTTCGTAGATCGGCACCAATTCGGTGAATTTCAGCCCCTTGCCGCCGAGCCTTTCCGGCAACTGGAAATTCCACAGGCCGGCGGCCAGGGCCTTTGCGTGCAATTGCTGAAGCAGTTCCTCGCGGATGTTTTCGCCGGCATCGAAATTGGCGCGGTCGCTTTCCAGCGGTATGACATGCTCGTCGAGGAAATCGTCGATCCTGCGGACATAGTCTTCGGCGCGTTTGCTGATCGAGAAATCCATGACTTTAGCCCTTTACAGACTTGAATTGAGGTGGCCGCCATCGACCGTGAGCACCGTGCCGGTCATGTAGGCGGAGGCCGGCGAGGCCAGCAGCAGCAAGGGACCATCGAGATCCTGCGGCTGCCCCAGCCGCCGTTGCGGAATGCGCTTGACCAGGGTGGCGCCGGCTTCGCTGGCGAAGAACTCCTCGTTGAGCGCGGTGCGGATATAGCCGGGCGACAAGGCGTTCACGCGGATATTGTGCCGCGCCCATTCCAGGGACAGTGCCTTGGTCATCTGGATGAGGCCCGCCTTCGAGACGGCATAGGGCAGTGTCTGGTTGGCGACACGTTGGCCCAGGATCGAGGCGATGTTGATGATGTTGCCGGGACGCTTTTGCTTGACCCAGCGCTGCGCTGCCTCGCGGCTGGCGAGCCAGGCGCCCTTGAGGTTGGTATCGATGACCGCGTCCCAATCGCTGTCGGCAAGATCGAGCGAGGGCGTGGTGGGCGAGATGCCGGCATTGTTGATGAGCAGCGAGATGGGGCCGAGTTCGCCCTCGGCGGCGGCAAAGGCGGCGTTGAAGCCCTGCGCCTGGGTAATGTCGCCCGTGACGGATGCCGCCCGGTAGCCCAGCCCGCGCAGGCGCTCGGCTTCGGCGGCAATGACATCGCCGCGTCGGGCCATCAGCACGATGGCGGCACCGGCACCAGCCAGCACAGAGGCGAAATGGCGCCCGAGATCGCCAGAGGCACCCGTCACCAGCGCCACCTGCCCCGTGAGATCAAAATCCGCCATCGCCGCCCCTGAAGTTTCTTTTTCTGGGAGCACTATGCCTCTAGCGGCGGGTAATGGGAAAGGGCGCGATGCCCCAAAAAACTGAGACCCGCCACGGCCTTGGCCCGGCGGGTCTCGTTCTTTGTGTGTGTCGCAGGGATCTAGCTGGGATGAGCGGGATCTGGAGAGAACCCCCGCGTCGCACGCCACCCCTAAGGTTCCTCAAGAACCCGTCGGAATCCCTGGATCTCAGGTTGAGGACTGAGTGCTCAATCTGCTGTCAGTGTCAGATTGTGCGATCTTATCGCCGGTGGAGTCATGTTTTTTACGCACCCTCCTGCTTGAGGTGGACGGGATCACCTTCCGCGAAGCCAGCGATCCCGTTTCTCCTGAAAAAGGGATGCGGCGCTGGAAGATTCCAGAAAAACCACGCATCTCCCTTAAAGCATAGGGGTTCGATAAAGTCAAGAATTACGCAATAAAAATGCGCGTATTGCGCAACATTTATTGCATTTATTGCGCTTTATTTGTGGCTCGGCTTCTTGCCGTCTTCGATCGCCTTCCGAATGATGTTGACTGCTTCCTCGGTCTCCGCCCAGCGCGAGAACTTGACCCACTTGCCCTTCTCCAGGTCCTTGTAATGGCTGAAGAAATGCTGGACCTGGTCGCGCAGGACCTCGGGCAGGTCACGGTACGAGCTGACGTTGGAATAGAACGGATGCAGCTTGTCGACCGGCACGGCGATGATCTTTTCGTCGCCGCCGGCTTCGTCTTCCATCATCAGGCAGCCCACCGGGCGCGAGCGGACAATGGCGCCGGGAACGACCGGGGTCGGCCCCAGGACCATGATGTCGAGCGGATCGCCATCGCCGCCCAAAGTGTGCGGGATGAAGCCGTAATTGCCGGGATAGAACATCGCCGTATAGAGGAACCGGTCGACGAACATCGCGCCGGATTCCTTGTCGAGCTCGTATTTCACCGGGGTGCCACCGAGGGGAATCTCGATGACGGCGTTAATGTCGTAGGGCGGGTTCTCGCCGATCTTGATCTTGTTGAT
This genomic interval from Rhodospirillaceae bacterium contains the following:
- a CDS encoding SDR family oxidoreductase — encoded protein: MADFDLTGQVALVTGASGDLGRHFASVLAGAGAAIVLMARRGDVIAAEAERLRGLGYRAASVTGDITQAQGFNAAFAAAEGELGPISLLINNAGISPTTPSLDLADSDWDAVIDTNLKGAWLASREAAQRWVKQKRPGNIINIASILGQRVANQTLPYAVSKAGLIQMTKALSLEWARHNIRVNALSPGYIRTALNEEFFASEAGATLVKRIPQRRLGQPQDLDGPLLLLASPASAYMTGTVLTVDGGHLNSSL
- the ppa gene encoding inorganic diphosphatase; this translates as MDINKIKIGENPPYDINAVIEIPLGGTPVKYELDKESGAMFVDRFLYTAMFYPGNYGFIPHTLGGDGDPLDIMVLGPTPVVPGAIVRSRPVGCLMMEDEAGGDEKIIAVPVDKLHPFYSNVSSYRDLPEVLRDQVQHFFSHYKDLEKGKWVKFSRWAETEEAVNIIRKAIEDGKKPSHK